The following are from one region of the Silene latifolia isolate original U9 population chromosome 9, ASM4854445v1, whole genome shotgun sequence genome:
- the LOC141600764 gene encoding aspartyl protease family protein At5g10770-like: MYIEMSTARVKSFRRSHMTSLSPNEGLIRPKLSKQDFSYLVQVGIGTFMDEFPTSKTYYLYLDTGSQLTWTQCEGCIHCFEQVDPPFPASQSATYLPLSCKYCPPDTICQDGKCVISIDYSDGSKVSAILAMEDFTFASQGESSHKIDVIFGCGFDMQKFDEGTATSWIVTGAFDVVKDAVITFIKDHNNDNWRKMRTPPPDMHYKLCYQRYKLPKTINLPKITFHFENNADFEIDTQESFYHGKSSKGKDMVCMQFLESTFDGGDGVTYLGGVQQANKRIVYDLENSLLHFGPADCSNEN, encoded by the exons ATGTACATTGAAATGTCTACTGCTAGAGTAAAGTCCTTTAGAAGGTCACACATGACATCTTTAAGCCCTAATGAAGGTTTAATAAGACCTAAACTAAGCAAGCAAGATTTTTCATATTTAGTACAAGTAGGAATCGGCACATTCATGGATGAGTTCCCTACAAGCAAAACATATTATCTATATTTGGATACAGGAAGCCAACTTACATGGACACAATGCGAAGGGTGTATTCATTGTTTTGAGCAAGTCGACCCTCCCTTTCCCGCTTCTCAATCAGCAACTTATCTACCGCTTTCCTGCAAATATTGCCCACCTGACACTATATGTCAGGATGGTAAGTGTGTAATCAGTATTGACTACTCTGATGGCTCGAAAGTATCAGCTATCTTGGCTATGGAAGATTTCACATTTGCGTCTCAAGGTGAAAGTAGTCATAAAATTGATGTTATTTTTGGTTGCGGGTTTGACATGCAAAAATTTGATGAAG GCACCGCAACATCGTGGATTGTCACGGGAGCCTTTGACGTCGTAAAAGATGCGGTAATAACATTTATAAAAGATCATAACAATGATAATTGGCGAAAGATGAGGACACCACCTCCCGATATGCACTACAAACTTTGCTACCAACGTTACAAGCTGCCGAAGACTATAAATCTTCCTAAAATCACTTTTCATTTTGAAAACAATGCCGATTTTGAAATTGATACTCAAGAATCGTTCTATCATGGCAAGTCGAGCAAGGGTAAGGACATGGTTTGCATGCAATTCCTTGAGAGTACTTTCGACGGCGGCGATGGTGTCACGTATTTGGGAGGTGTACAACAAGCGAATAAACGCATTGTATATGATTTAGAAAATTCATTGCTCCATTTTGGGCCAGCTGATTGTTCCAACGAGAACTAG
- the LOC141600765 gene encoding uncharacterized protein LOC141600765, protein MVSASDQQITVAVEDLNAGEKFWFTVVYGSNSDSDRIHLWHDSNTRVYSRIDRFLINHEWLSLYPNSYAYFLNEGLFDHNPCICYRRLDRAIRKTHFRYFNMWGQASDFLDIVRSEWEESIMGCKMFQVVSKLKCLKKPLKQLNRAKFSDIEKAADLARLLLDNIQTKLHQTPLDQDLLAAEKDAVQKYTTLHKARMSFLRQKAKVEWLKEGDENTAFFHRHIKARHMHNKVLSITDIHSTHYTYPVHIESSFLEFYQELLGSSKVTSPVHTPTVRRGSLVNDAHVHILMKPVTDTEIQNCFFSIPSNKAPGPDGFSSQFCKDAWPLIGADI, encoded by the coding sequence ATGGTGAGTGCCTCTGATCAGCAGATTACTGTAGCTGTGGAGGATCTTAATGCAGGAGAGAAATTCTGGTTTACTGTAGTCTATGGTTCTAATTCTGATAGTGATAGAATACATCTCTGGCATGATTCTAACACTAGGGTGTACTCCAGAATTGACAGGTTTCTTATCAATCATGAATGGCTCTCTCTATATCCTAATTCATATGCTTATTTTCTGAATGAAGGTCTGTTTGACCACAATCCTTGTATATGCTATAGAAGATTGGATAGAGCTATCAGGAAAACTCATTTCAgatacttcaatatgtggggacAAGCATCAGATTTTCTTGATATAGTTAGAAGTGAATGGGAGGAATCTATTATGGGTTGTAAAATGTTCCAAGTGGTATCCAAGCTTAAATGTCTCAAGAAGCCTTTGAAACAGCTTAATAGAGCTAAGTTTTCTGATATTGAAAAAGCTGCTGATCTGGCTAGGCTCTTATTGGATAATATCCAGACCAAGTTACATCAAACACCTCTGGATCAGGATCTGTTAGCTGCTGAGAAAGATGCTGTGCAGAAGTATACTACTCTACATAAAGCTAGAATGAGCTTTCTAAGACAAAAAGCTAAGGTTGAGTGGCTTAAGGAAGGGGATGAGAACACTGCCTTCTTTCATAGGCATATTAAAGCCCGTCATATGCATAACAAAGTGCTTAGCATAACTGATATTCATAGTACCCACTACACTTATCCTGTCCACATTGAGAGCTCCTTTTTGGAATTTTATCAGGAACTCTTGGGTAGTAGTAAGGTCACTTCTCCTGTCCACACTCCTACTGTCAGGAGAGGTAGCCTGGTGAATGATGCTCATGTCCATATTTTAATGAAACCAGTAACTGACACTGAAATCCAGAACTGTTTTTTCTCCATTCCTTCCAACAAAGCACCTGGCCCTGATGGCTTTTCAAGTCAGTTTTGTAAAGATGCTTGGCCTTTAATTGGAGCTGATATTTGA